From the Pontibaca methylaminivorans genome, the window TTCCGTCAGTTGCACCCCGCGGTGATGACGGTGGAACAGGGCGCAGCGCAGATCGGCTTCGAGCGCCTTGACCTGATGGCTGACAGCCGAAGGAGTGACGTTCAACTCGCGCGCCGCCGCCTTGAAGCTCACGTGCCGGGCGGCCGCCTCGAAGGCGATGAGCGCGCTCATCGGCGGAAGGTCATAGGGGCGCCTGGACAAGTGATCCTCACTTTTCGGGCCGGAATATGCGCCCTTTGCTCAACGGGACCGGGGCACAGTCTTCCCTTAACATGAATTCAGCTAACCCTGCATGAAATATTTGGCAGTTGCCCCAGCGGCCGGGACGGGGAACCGTGGTCATATCACCGGCGCCGGCCCGCCCGCGCCGGATCACCCCCGGGCGCAGGAGGCCAATGCAATGTCAGGGATCAGGACGTTAGGGATCAAGACCGCAAAAGCACCTGGCCGCCGGTCCCGCCGGGGCCGCGCAGGCGGTGCGGGCCGCAGCGCGCCGCGGCAGAACGCGCACCTGCACGTGCCCTTCATCACCCGCAAGATACCGACTTATGACCTGCTGAACGACGAGGCGCTGGCGCGCATCGAACAGGCGGCCGACCGCATTCTGGCCGAAATCGGGATCGAGCTGCGCGAGGACGCCGAGGCAATGCGGCTTTACCGCGAGGCGGGCGCGACGGTGACGCCGGTGAGCGATGCCGCATGGAACATCCGGTTCGAGCCGGGAATGCTGCGCGAGATCCTGAAAACCGCACCGGCGCGGTTCACCCAGCATGCGCGCAACCCGGCCAACAATGTCGAGATCGGCGGCGATGCGGTGGTCTTTGCGCCCGCCTACGGATCGCCCTTCGTGATGGACCTGGACAAGGGGCGCCGCTACGGCACCATCGCCGATTTCGAGAACCTGGTGAAGCTGGCGCAATCCTCGCCCTGGCTGCACCATTCCGGCGGCACGATCTGCGAGCCGACCGACATCGCGGTGAACAAGCGGCATCTGGACATGGTTCACGCGCATATGCGCTATTCCGACCGCGCCTTCCTTGGCTCGATCACCGCACCCGACCGCGCTGCCGACAGTATCGAGATGTGCCGCATCCTGTTCGGTGCGCAATTCGTGGATGAGAACTGCGTCATCATGGGCAATTTCAACACCACCTCGCCGCTGGTGCTGGACGGTGTGACGACGGCGGGCATCCGCACCTATGCCGCGGCGGGACAGGGCTCGATCCATCTGCCGTTCCTGCTGGGCGGCGCGGTGTCGCCGCTGACCATGGCCGGATCGGTGGCGCAATGCCTGGCGGAATCGATGGCCTCCTGCGCGCTGACGCAGCTTGTGCGGCCCGGCGCGCCGGCGGTGCTGGCGGGATTCCTGTCCTCGATGTCGCTGCGCTCGGGCTCGCCCACCTTCGGCACGCCGGAACCGGCGCTCGGTTCGCTGGTGATGGGGCAGCTTGCGCGGCGGCTGAACCTGCCGCTGCGCTGTGCGGGCAATTTCAGCACCTCCAAGCGGCCCGACGGGCAGGCGATGCAGCAAAGCATGATGTCGATGATGTCGGCGATCCAGGGCGGCGCGAACTACATCCTGCACACCGCCGGTTTCCTGGATGGCCTCCTGTCCATGTCCTACGAGAAATTCGTGATGGATTGCGACATGGCGGGCGCATTGCATGCCTATCTGAACGGGATCGAGGTGACAGAGGACACGCTGGGCGTCGAGGCGCTGGCGCAGAACGGGCCGGGCGAGCACCTGTTCGGAACGGATCACACGCTGCGCCACTATCAGACCGCCTATTGGGACAGCGGTCTCAATGACGATCAGCCCTTTGAAACCTGGGACGAGCAGGGCGGCATCGACCACGCGCAACGCGCCAATGCGCGGTGGAAAGAGATCCTGGCCGGCTACGAGGCGCCCCCGATGGACGAGTCGACCGGCGAGGCGCTGAACGATTTCATCGCCCGGCGGAAGGCCTCGATGCCCGATGCGTGGTACTGAGGAATGGCGCCTCTTCCCGGCCATGCGCTCCGGCGATGGATCGCGGGGCGGAGGGCATTGCTGCAACGCCGCTGCGCCCGGCTGGATCGGGACGGAGCAGAACACCCGCATGATCGACGCCGCTGGCGATCCGCAGGCGTTCCGGGCGAATCCCGGCCGCAGGGAAGCCCCCGAAGAGGTCGTGGCGCTGGTCGCCTTCCTCGCCGCCGAGGAGAGCGGCCGGCCCGGCCCGGCCCCATCACGCCGCGCCGTCCCGGCGTGATTCCTCGCGATTCCCGCCGTCCGTGAAGGACACGCCCGTGATCTCGGCGCCCGCGATCAGTGCCTCGACATAATCGCGGCTGGCCTTCGCCCAACCGGCCTTTTCATGCGCCTCGCGCAGGCGCGGCCGCACGGCATCCAGCGGCAGAACCTCGCCCCGTGCGCGACCGTCGAGGCGGATGATGTGGATGCCATAGCGCGTCTCGACCAGCGACAGCGCGCCTTCTTCCATCGTGGCCAGCGCCGCCTCGAATTCCGGCACGGTGTCGCCCGAACTCAGTTGCCCGAGCAAACCGCCGGCGGTTTTCGAGGAACAGGCGCTGTGATGTGCGGCCAGCTCGGCAAAGCGGCGCGGCTGGGCCGTGATCTCGGCCAGAACCGCCTCGGCATTGGTGTGCGCCTGGTCCCGCGCCCCGGCGTCTCCGGGCGTCGCGGCGAACAGGATATGCGCCGCTTCATAAAGCGAGGGCGCGCGGAACTGGTCGGGATGGGCGTCGTAATAGGCGGCAAGCGCGGCGTCGTCGGCGGGCTCGGGGCGGATCGCCTGTTCCAGCAGGGCGCGGATCGCGGCCTCGTCGTCGGTCTCCCACTGGCCCGGCGCGAGTTCGGTCGGGCAGGGGGCAATGCCCCGGGCGCGTGCCTCTTGCAGCAGCAGCTCGCGCAGGGCCAGCGCACGGGCGGCGGCGCGCCAGGCATGGCCGGGCTTGCCCTTGGGCGCGGGGTGGTTCTGCGCCTCGGCCGCGATGCGGCCGGGGTCGATGGTCGTGCCGTTGACGGTGACGGGGGGCAAAAGCGGTTTCATCTGCATGGCCGTCATTTTGCCGCATGCCGGCGCGAGCGCACGATCTGATAGCCCGGCCGCCAGAGATAGCGCACCGGGACCGAGATCATGTGGACCAGCCGGGTGAAGGGGAACAACAGGAAGATCGTCAGGCCAAGGAAGATATGCAGCTTGAACAGCCAGTGCACATTGACGATGTGATCCGCCGCGCCCGCCTGGAAATAGACGATCCCCTGCGCCCAGGACATCAGCAGCAGCATCTCGTGCCCGTCCAGATGCTGCGCCGAGACCAGGATGGTCAGCAGCCCCAGCACCAGTTGCGCGACCAGCAGGATCAGGATGCCGTTGTCGGCCGGCGACGAATGGGCGCGGACGCGCGGATCGGTCAGCCGCCGGTGCAGCAGCATCCCGCCGCCGACCAGCGCCATCACCCCGGCGATGCCGCCCGCCGCCATCGCAAGGATCTGCTTGGCGCCGTGGCTGATGCCCATGGCATCGAAGACCGCGACCGGCGTCAGCAGCCCGACCAGATGGCCGAAGAAGATCACCAGCACCCCGACATGGAACAGGACCGAACCGATGACGAATTGCCGCCGCCGCAGTATCTGGCTGGATTTCGATTTCCAGCTGAACGGGTCGGCGTCGTAGCGGATGATCGAACCGAGGATCATCACGGTGATGGCGATATAGGGATAGATCCCGAAAACGAAATTATGCATCGAAGCCTCCTTTACCTCGGGGCCGCCGGGGCGCGCGGGGCGTCCATGCGGGCAAGGATGTCGCGGCTGATCGGGCAGCCGGCATCGGGGTCGGGGCCGAAGGTCACCTGCGCCTCGGCCCAGACGGCGTCCAGCGCCTCCAGATCCTCGGGGTCGTCGTCCGGGATCGCGGCCAGTTCGGCCGGCGTATCGGCGGGTGCGGCGGCCAGCCCGGCCAGCGCGGTCAGCACGGCGGCATAGCGGGTGTCGCGCCGGATCAGCCGTTCGGACAGCGCGACCAGGATATGCCCGGCATCGGCCAGGATCGCCCGTGCCTCGGCCAGGGGCCGGGTGGACAGGTATTCCAGCAGCACCGGCAGGTGGTCGGGCAGTTCCGTCCCGGCCAGATCGAAACCATGGGCGCGATAGGTCTCCAGCAGGTCGACCATCGCCCCGCCCCGGTCGCGGCTTTCGCCATGGACATGTTCGAACAGGTTCAGCGACAGCGTGCGCGAGCGGTCGAACAGCAGCACGTAGCGTTCCTGCAGATCGTAAAGGTCGCCCTCGCGCAGTTCGCGCAGCAGGTGGCCGATCTCTTCCATGCGCTTCGGCCCGAGCAGCCCGTCCCGGCGCAGTGTCGCGTCGATCTCGGGCAGGGCCGCGATCAGGTCGGGGCCGGGATAGGACAGCAATGCGGAAAGTGCCTTGAAGGTCTTCATGCGATGAACTCCTGCGGGCTGCGGAACTTCTTGCCGCCGAACAGCGACGGTGTGTTGCCCGAGGAACAGCCGTGCCCGTCGGTAAAGCCGCAGCCGCCCTTCAGGTCATAGGCGTCCTCGACCACCTCGCGATGGGTGGTGGGGATGACGAAACGGTCCTCGTAATTGGCGATGGCCAGCAGGTGATACATCTCGTCGATCTGCTGCGGTGTCAGGCCGACGCGGCTGGCCACGCCCAGGTTGACCACCCCGTCCACCGATTTCGACCGCATGTAGCTGCGCATGGCCAGCATCCGCTCCAGCGCGGCGGCCACGGGCGCCTCGTCCCCCGCCGTCAGCATGTTCGCCAGATAGCGCAGCGGGATGCGCAGGGACCGCACGTCGGGCATGTCGTCCTGCGCGGCGATCCGGCCCGCCTCGGCCGCGTTCTGGATCGGCGACAGCGGCGGCACGTACCAGACCATCGGCAGGGTGCGGTATTCGGGATGCAGCGGGAAGGCGATCTTCCATTCCATCGCCATTTTCCAGATCGGGCTGTTCTGCGCGCCCTTGATCCAGTCCTCGGGCACGCCTTCGGCACGGGCGGCTTCGATCACCTGCGGATCGTTGGGATCAAGGAACACGCCGAGCTGCGCGTCGTAGAGGTCCATCTCGGACTCCGCCGCCGCCGCCTCGGCGATCCTGTCGGCGTCATAGAGCATCACCCCCAGATAGCGGATGCGCCCGACGCAGGTCTCCGAACAGACCGTCGGCTGGCCCGATTCCAGGCGCGGATAGCACAGGATGCATTTCTCCGATTTTCCGGTGGACCAGTTGTAATAGATTTTCTTGTAGGGGCAGCCCGAAACGCACATCCGCCAGCCCCGGCACTTGTCCTGGTCGATCAGCACCACGCCGTCCTCTTCGCGCTTGTAGATCGCGCCGGACGGGCAGGAGGCCACGCAGGTCGGGTTCAGGCAGTGTTCGCAGAGCCTGGGGAGATACATCATGAAGGTGTTTTCGTATTCGCCGTAGATGTCCTTCTGGATGCCCTCGAAGTTGTAATCCTTGCCGCGCTTCTCGAATTCGCCGCCGAGGATTTCCTCCCAGTTCGGGCCCCATTCGATCTTTTCCATCCGCTCGCCGCTGATCTTGGAGCGCGGACGCGCGGTCGGGAATGCCTTCATCTCGGGTGCCGATTTCAGGTGGTCATAGTCGAAATCGAAGGGCTCGTAGAAATCGTCGATCTCGGGCAGGTCGGGATTGGCGAAGATATTCGCCAGAATCCGCCACTTGCTGCCCTGCCTGGGTTGCAGATGGCCCGAGCGGGTCCGCACCCAGCCGCCGTTCCAGCGCTTCTGGTTTTCCCAGTCCTTGGGATAGCCGATGCCGGGTTTGGTCTCGACATTGTTGAACCAGGCGTATTCGACCCCCTCGCGCGAGGTCCAGACGTTCTTGCAGGTGACCGAACAGGTGTGGCAGCCGATGCACTTGTCCAGGTTCAGCACCATGCCGATTTGTGCGCGCACTTTCATTTCGCTGCCTCCGTCGCTTGGCTTGCGGGTTGTGTCTTCAGCGGCTCGTCCAGCCAGTCGATCCGGTTCATCTTGCGGACGATGACGAATTCATCGCGGTTCGAGCCGACCGTGCCGTAATAGTTGAAACCATAGGAAAGCTGCGCATAGCCGCCGATCATGTGGGTGGGCTTTGGCACGATGCGCGTGACCGAATTGTGAATGCCGCCGCGCTGGCCGGTGATCTGGCTGCCCGGCGTGTTCACGATCTTTTCCTGCGCGTGATACATGAACATCGAACCTTCCTTCATGCGCTGGCTGACCACCGCGCGGGCGGCGATCGCACCGTTGCTGTTGAAGACCTCGACCCAGTCGTTATCGACCAGCCCGGCCGTCCGGGCGTCGGTCTCCGACAGCCAGACCACCGGCCCGCCGCGGTTCAGCGTCAGCATCAGGAGGTTGTCGGTATAGGTCGAATGGATGCCCCATTTCTGGTGCGGCGTCAGAAAGTTCAGCACCACGTGCTTTTCGCCGCTGGCCAGCGATTTCGTGGCATGTACGCCGATGGTCTTGAGATCGACCGGCGGGCGCCACGTCACGAAGCCCTCGCCGAAGGCCCGCATCCATTCGTGATCCTGATAAAGCTGCTGGCGCCCCGACAGGGTCCGCCACGGGATCAGTTCATGCACGTTGGTCCAGCCGGCGTTATAGCAGACCTCCTCGCTTTCGATGCCCGACCAGGTGGGGCTGGAGATGATCTTGCGCGGCTGGGCGGCGATGTCGCGGAAGCGGATCTTCTCGTCCTCCTTGACCTCGGCCAGGTGGCGGTGGTCGAGGCCGGTGGTGCGGCCGAGCGCATCCCATGCCTTCACCGCCACCTCGCCATTGGTTTCGGGCGCCAGCATCAGCACGACCTCGGCCGCGTCGATGGCGGTGTCGATCCGCGCCATGCCCCGGGTCGCGCCCTCCTCGGTGACGGTGCCGTTCAGCGCCTGCAGGTGATGCACCTCGGGCTTGGTGTCCCAACTGATCCCCTTGCCGCCGTTGCCGAGCTTCTCCATCAATGGCCCCAGAGCGGTGAAGCGCTTGTAAAGGTTCGGATAGTCACGCTCCACCTCGATATAGGCGGGCGCGGTCCGGCCGGGGATCAGGTCGCATTCGCCGCGCTTCCAGTCGCGCACCACGGGCTGGGCGATCTCGCCGGGGCTGTCATGCTGCAGGGGCAGTTGCACCACGTCCGTCTCGACCCCCAGCACCTCGGGCGCGAGTTCCGAGAACTTGCGGGCGATGGACTTGAAGATTTCCCAGTCGGACCGCGATTCATAGGCCGGATCCACCGCCGCCTGCAGCGGGTGGATGAACGGGTGCATGTCCGAGGTGTTCATGTCGTCCTTTTCGTACCAGGACGCGGTCGGCAGGACGATGTCGGCATAGACGGCGGTCGTGGACATGCGGAAGTCGATCGTGACCAGCAGGTCGAGCTTCCCCTCCGGCGCCTCGTCGTGCCAGACGGCCTCGACCGGTTTCGCGCGGCCTTCCTGCCCCAGATCCTTGCCCTGCACACCGTGGGATGTGCCCAGCAGGTGCTTGAGGAAATATTCATGCCCCTTGCCGGACGACCCGAGCAGGTTCGAACGCCACACGAAAAGGTTGCGCGGCCAGTTCTCCGGCGCATCCGGATCTTCGCAGGACATCTGCAATTCGCCCGACTTCAGACGTTCGGCCACATAGTCCTTCGCCGGGAGGCCCGCTTGCTTTGCCGCGCGCCCGACCTCCAGCGGATTGGTCTTCAACTGCGGCGCCGAGGGCAGCCAGCCCATGCGTTCGGCCCGGATGTTGTAGTCGATCAGGCTGAGCCGGTGCCAGTCGCCCTCGGGCGCGGTGGGCGACAGGATTTCTCCCGCCTTCACCGTCTCGTAGCGCCACTGGTCGGTATGGGCATAAAAGGCGCTGGTCGAGTTCATGTGCCGCGGCGGGCGGTTCCAGTCGAGGGCGAAGGCAAGCGCGGTCCACCCGGTCTGCGGGCGCAGCTTTTCCTGGCCCACGTAATGCGCCCAGCCGCCCCCCGACTGGCCGATGCAGCCGCACATCACCAGCATGTTGATGACCGCGCGATAGTTCATGTCCATGTGGAACCAGTGGTTCATCGCCGCGCCGATGATGACCATGGACCGTCCCCTGGTCTTTTCGGCATTGTCGGCGAATTCGCGCGCCACCTGCACGATCCTGTCGCGGCGCACGCCGGTGATGCGCTCGGCCCAGGCGGGGGTGAAGGGCACGTCGGCGTCGTAATCGCGTGCGACATTGTCGCCGCCCAGACCCCGGTCCAGACTGTAATTCGCGCAGAGCAGGTCGAAAACCGTCGCCACCAGCGCCTCGCTGCCATCGGCCAGCGTCACGCGGCGGGCGGGCACGTTGCGGGTCAGCACCTCGCCCCGCTCGTCCAGCGCAAAGCCGTTGGTGGCCGCACCGCCGAAGAAGGGGAAATCCACCGCTGCGATCTGGTCGTGATCGCCCTCCAGGATCAGGCTCATCTTCAGGCGCACGTCACGCTCGCCGGCCTTCTGTTCAAGGTTCCAGCGCCCGGTTTCCGCGTCCTTGCCGTCTTCGGCGCTCCAGCGATGACCGATGGAGCCGTTGGGCGCGACCAGATCGCCCGACATCTCGTCGATGGCGACGGTCTTCCAGTCCGGGTTGCCATGCTGGTCCAGCGCGCCGGGCAGGTCGGATGCGCGCAACTGCCGTCCCGGCACCAGCCGGTCGCCCTGCCGGTCCAGCACCACCAGCATCGGCATGTCGGAATAACGGCGGCAGTAGTCCTCGAAATATTCGGTCTGCCGGTCGAGGTGGAACTCGCGCAGGATGACATGGCCGAAGGCCATGCCGAGCGCCGCATCGGTGCCCTGCTTGGCGTTCAGCCAGATGTCGCCGAACTTCGCGGCCTCGGAATAGTCGGGGCAGATCACCGCGGACTTGGTGCCCCTGTAGCGTGCCTCGGTATAGAAATGCGCGTCGGGCGTGCGCGTCTGCGGCACGTTCGAGCCCCACAAAAGCAGGTAACCCGCATTGTACCAGTCGGCCGATTCCGGCACGTCGGTCTGTTCGCCCCAGGTCATGGGCGATGCCGGCGGCAGGTCGCAATACCAGTCGTAGAACGACATGCAGGTGCCGCCCAGCAGCGACAGGTAACGCGTCCCCGCCGCGTAGGAGATCATCGACATGGCCGGGATCGGCGAAAAGCCGAACACCCGGTCGGGGCCGTATGTCTTCGCGGTATAGGCGTTGGCGGCGGCGGTGATCTCGGTCGCCTCGTCCCATGTGGCCCGCACGAAGCCGCCCTTGCCGCGGGTGCGGGTATAGCTTTCGCGCGCCGCCGGGTCGTTCTGGATCGCACTCCATGCCTCGATGGGACTCATGATCTTGCGCTTCTCGCGCCACAGCCGCATCAGCCGGCCGCGGATCAGCGGCGTCTTCACCCGGTTCGCGGAATACAGATACCAGCTGTAGGAGGCGCCCCGCGCGCAGCCGCGCGGCTCGTGGTTGGGCAGGTCGGGCCGGGTGCGGGGATAGTCGGTCTGCTGCGTTTCCCAGGTCACGATGCCGGACTTGACGTAAATCTTCCACGAACAGGAGCCGGTGCAGTTCACGCCGTGGGTCGAGCGCACGATCTTGTCGTGCCGCCAGCGTGAGCGATAGGTGTCCTCCCAGTCGCGGTTCTCGGTCGTGGTCTGGCCATGCCCCTTTGAAAACACGTCCTTGCGGGCGGGTTTCAGAAAGTTCAGGCGATCCAGCAGATGGCTCATGGCTGTCTCCTCAATTCTCAGGCTGGGTTGGCACCGCCGGCGATGGCGCGGCCGTTTTCAATGTCGTGCAGCAGTCCGCCCGGCCGGGTGTAGAACACCCATGTCACGGCAAGGCAGACCACGTAGAAGGCAAGGAAGGCCCACAGCGCGCCGAGCGCCGATCCGGTCATGGCGATCGAGCTGCCGTA encodes:
- a CDS encoding trimethylamine methyltransferase family protein, whose product is MSGIRTLGIKTAKAPGRRSRRGRAGGAGRSAPRQNAHLHVPFITRKIPTYDLLNDEALARIEQAADRILAEIGIELREDAEAMRLYREAGATVTPVSDAAWNIRFEPGMLREILKTAPARFTQHARNPANNVEIGGDAVVFAPAYGSPFVMDLDKGRRYGTIADFENLVKLAQSSPWLHHSGGTICEPTDIAVNKRHLDMVHAHMRYSDRAFLGSITAPDRAADSIEMCRILFGAQFVDENCVIMGNFNTTSPLVLDGVTTAGIRTYAAAGQGSIHLPFLLGGAVSPLTMAGSVAQCLAESMASCALTQLVRPGAPAVLAGFLSSMSLRSGSPTFGTPEPALGSLVMGQLARRLNLPLRCAGNFSTSKRPDGQAMQQSMMSMMSAIQGGANYILHTAGFLDGLLSMSYEKFVMDCDMAGALHAYLNGIEVTEDTLGVEALAQNGPGEHLFGTDHTLRHYQTAYWDSGLNDDQPFETWDEQGGIDHAQRANARWKEILAGYEAPPMDESTGEALNDFIARRKASMPDAWY
- a CDS encoding peptidylprolyl isomerase gives rise to the protein MKPLLPPVTVNGTTIDPGRIAAEAQNHPAPKGKPGHAWRAAARALALRELLLQEARARGIAPCPTELAPGQWETDDEAAIRALLEQAIRPEPADDAALAAYYDAHPDQFRAPSLYEAAHILFAATPGDAGARDQAHTNAEAVLAEITAQPRRFAELAAHHSACSSKTAGGLLGQLSSGDTVPEFEAALATMEEGALSLVETRYGIHIIRLDGRARGEVLPLDAVRPRLREAHEKAGWAKASRDYVEALIAGAEITGVSFTDGGNREESRRDGAA
- the narI gene encoding respiratory nitrate reductase subunit gamma, which translates into the protein MHNFVFGIYPYIAITVMILGSIIRYDADPFSWKSKSSQILRRRQFVIGSVLFHVGVLVIFFGHLVGLLTPVAVFDAMGISHGAKQILAMAAGGIAGVMALVGGGMLLHRRLTDPRVRAHSSPADNGILILLVAQLVLGLLTILVSAQHLDGHEMLLLMSWAQGIVYFQAGAADHIVNVHWLFKLHIFLGLTIFLLFPFTRLVHMISVPVRYLWRPGYQIVRSRRHAAK
- the narJ gene encoding nitrate reductase molybdenum cofactor assembly chaperone, giving the protein MKTFKALSALLSYPGPDLIAALPEIDATLRRDGLLGPKRMEEIGHLLRELREGDLYDLQERYVLLFDRSRTLSLNLFEHVHGESRDRGGAMVDLLETYRAHGFDLAGTELPDHLPVLLEYLSTRPLAEARAILADAGHILVALSERLIRRDTRYAAVLTALAGLAAAPADTPAELAAIPDDDPEDLEALDAVWAEAQVTFGPDPDAGCPISRDILARMDAPRAPAAPR
- the narH gene encoding nitrate reductase subunit beta gives rise to the protein MKVRAQIGMVLNLDKCIGCHTCSVTCKNVWTSREGVEYAWFNNVETKPGIGYPKDWENQKRWNGGWVRTRSGHLQPRQGSKWRILANIFANPDLPEIDDFYEPFDFDYDHLKSAPEMKAFPTARPRSKISGERMEKIEWGPNWEEILGGEFEKRGKDYNFEGIQKDIYGEYENTFMMYLPRLCEHCLNPTCVASCPSGAIYKREEDGVVLIDQDKCRGWRMCVSGCPYKKIYYNWSTGKSEKCILCYPRLESGQPTVCSETCVGRIRYLGVMLYDADRIAEAAAAESEMDLYDAQLGVFLDPNDPQVIEAARAEGVPEDWIKGAQNSPIWKMAMEWKIAFPLHPEYRTLPMVWYVPPLSPIQNAAEAGRIAAQDDMPDVRSLRIPLRYLANMLTAGDEAPVAAALERMLAMRSYMRSKSVDGVVNLGVASRVGLTPQQIDEMYHLLAIANYEDRFVIPTTHREVVEDAYDLKGGCGFTDGHGCSSGNTPSLFGGKKFRSPQEFIA
- a CDS encoding nitrate reductase subunit alpha, which encodes MSHLLDRLNFLKPARKDVFSKGHGQTTTENRDWEDTYRSRWRHDKIVRSTHGVNCTGSCSWKIYVKSGIVTWETQQTDYPRTRPDLPNHEPRGCARGASYSWYLYSANRVKTPLIRGRLMRLWREKRKIMSPIEAWSAIQNDPAARESYTRTRGKGGFVRATWDEATEITAAANAYTAKTYGPDRVFGFSPIPAMSMISYAAGTRYLSLLGGTCMSFYDWYCDLPPASPMTWGEQTDVPESADWYNAGYLLLWGSNVPQTRTPDAHFYTEARYRGTKSAVICPDYSEAAKFGDIWLNAKQGTDAALGMAFGHVILREFHLDRQTEYFEDYCRRYSDMPMLVVLDRQGDRLVPGRQLRASDLPGALDQHGNPDWKTVAIDEMSGDLVAPNGSIGHRWSAEDGKDAETGRWNLEQKAGERDVRLKMSLILEGDHDQIAAVDFPFFGGAATNGFALDERGEVLTRNVPARRVTLADGSEALVATVFDLLCANYSLDRGLGGDNVARDYDADVPFTPAWAERITGVRRDRIVQVAREFADNAEKTRGRSMVIIGAAMNHWFHMDMNYRAVINMLVMCGCIGQSGGGWAHYVGQEKLRPQTGWTALAFALDWNRPPRHMNSTSAFYAHTDQWRYETVKAGEILSPTAPEGDWHRLSLIDYNIRAERMGWLPSAPQLKTNPLEVGRAAKQAGLPAKDYVAERLKSGELQMSCEDPDAPENWPRNLFVWRSNLLGSSGKGHEYFLKHLLGTSHGVQGKDLGQEGRAKPVEAVWHDEAPEGKLDLLVTIDFRMSTTAVYADIVLPTASWYEKDDMNTSDMHPFIHPLQAAVDPAYESRSDWEIFKSIARKFSELAPEVLGVETDVVQLPLQHDSPGEIAQPVVRDWKRGECDLIPGRTAPAYIEVERDYPNLYKRFTALGPLMEKLGNGGKGISWDTKPEVHHLQALNGTVTEEGATRGMARIDTAIDAAEVVLMLAPETNGEVAVKAWDALGRTTGLDHRHLAEVKEDEKIRFRDIAAQPRKIISSPTWSGIESEEVCYNAGWTNVHELIPWRTLSGRQQLYQDHEWMRAFGEGFVTWRPPVDLKTIGVHATKSLASGEKHVVLNFLTPHQKWGIHSTYTDNLLMLTLNRGGPVVWLSETDARTAGLVDNDWVEVFNSNGAIAARAVVSQRMKEGSMFMYHAQEKIVNTPGSQITGQRGGIHNSVTRIVPKPTHMIGGYAQLSYGFNYYGTVGSNRDEFVIVRKMNRIDWLDEPLKTQPASQATEAAK